TCTCGGAATAGGACACCCAGCTCGGCACCATCAGACTCCCCGGTGTTAAGAGCTTGGACCAAGGAAAGGCAATCTGACTCAAACACCACCCTGTGGACTCCGGCCTCGCCCGCGCCCTCAATAGCAGCGATGCAGGCTTCGGCTTCAGCTTGGAGAGCACTCTTGATATGCATTAGCTTCCCTGCTCCAGCTGCGATAACATCCCCTTCGTCCGATCGTAAGACAAATCCATACGCCCCGTCCCTGGTGTCTTGGTGTAAAGCCGCGTCGAAGTTGACCTTGACAAAGTCAGGGCTCGGTGCTTCCCATCTAGCAACCGGGGCTGCCTCACGGACTGCAGCAGGTACCGTAGGGCTGAAGTCGAGAAGGTGACGCTGGATGAGAGAGACCACCTCGCCCGTTGAACGGGCCTTGTCGCCTGCATTTACCTTTTTG
The Aegilops tauschii subsp. strangulata cultivar AL8/78 chromosome 3, Aet v6.0, whole genome shotgun sequence genome window above contains:
- the LOC141042692 gene encoding uncharacterized protein; the encoded protein is MCSRLDEDGGHIFLRCKAVRQVWRQLDLEEIRLQFLELPNAMAVVQAVCSLSDNTRSQVAVLLWDWWTARKKVNAGDKARSTGEVVSLIQRHLLDFSPTVPAAVREAAPVARWEAPSPDFVKVNFDAALHQDTRDGAYGFVLRSDEGDVIAAGAGKLMHIKSALQAEAEACIAAIEGAGEAGVHRVVFESDCLSLVQALNTGESDGAELGVLFREAHNSCSLRFEVARFVQCPRACNHVAHSLAQFGFRMEVPASVWTKHFPDFIVSLVASDSAAPVG